The following coding sequences are from one Oncorhynchus kisutch isolate 150728-3 linkage group LG23, Okis_V2, whole genome shotgun sequence window:
- the tnca gene encoding tenascin isoform X6: protein MSTKSILGCLFLTLLFSLCQSGLVRKILRHKRATLTATGGDNITLPSADQPVVFNHVYNINVPASSLCSVDLDAPGSTSLEPQDAVPPSGLHTTEHTMDGQNQIVFTHRINIPQQACACTEGFPDLKDLLSRLEILEGELSTLRDQCTTGDSGFCSAQPVTGEVGTKPYCNGRGNYSADTCGCICKPGWKGPNCTESECPNDCQDQGRCIDGKCICFEGFGGNDCLLEVCKVDCGENGQCIGGVCICAEGFIGEDCSQTDCLNNCQGRGKCVDEECVCEEPWTGSDCSELICPNDCYDRGHCVNGTCYCEEGFTGEDCGETTCPSDCMSHGFCVNGQCVCSAGYTGEDCSKLTCPSDCNDRGTCFNGMCICDAGYQGEDCSQLACLNNCHNRGQCVNGQCHCDVGYQGEDCSELSCPNNCLNRGRCVNGQCVCDEGFGGEDCSIKTCPSDCYGRGDCVDGQCVCYAGFTGEDCSELSCPNNCLNRGRCVDGQCVCDEGLTGEDCSEKRCPNDCLGQGYCVDGKCVCQDSYAGDDCSGLTCPDNCNNRGLCVNGKCICEEGYVGDNCGELSCLNNCQDKGRCVNGQCLCEEGYIGEDCSEVSPPKGLTVTEVTTETVDLTWNNEMLVTEYLITYVPNGPGGLYQEFTVGGDKTAATVSELEPGIEYLINVYAILSNKKSIPISARVATYLPEPEGLKFKSVRETSVEVLWDQLDIPFDAWELYIRNTKEESGKTLTTLPSSQTLYEQTGLGPGQEYEVSVGVIKNNTRGPQSTKIITTRIDGPRQVEMRDVTDSSGLVTWFHPVAQVDGVTVSYGPSSNPTKRTSVDLSTSDKQYSIDSLSPDTEYQVSLVSRRGNSTSDPVTEIFTTDLDSPKDLQPLGQSDNSVTLEWKNSRADVDSYRVKYSPISGGSHGEEVFPRGPGGNTQATITGLKPGTEYGIGVTAMKNERESLPATTNAATNLDGPKDLEVSESTETSMTLVWKRPRAKIPVYRLVYISKDGRREEVEVPGTATSYNLNNLTPGMMYTITLVAERGLKKSTPATLSASTGLGAPRGIRFSEVTESSAIVHWIMPRARVDNYRIIYVPLQGGSPMTVLADGTETQAMLPNMLPGVTYQVTIFAGKGLEESDPGTENITTALDRPQALSAVNVTDTTALLLWQPAQATVDGYVITYSADSVSPVMEHVSGNTVEFEMGSLVPATHYTVGVYAMREAQKSGTITTEFTTDVDSPRDLAATNVQTDGATLTWKPPRAAITGYILTFTSPDGTVREVVLSPTATSYSMSELSGSSEYSVRLQAIAGAQRSRHVTNVFTTIGGLYRYPKDCSQALLNGDTISGTYNIYLGGDESQPIQVYCDMTTDGGGWMVFLRRQNGNLEFFRNWKNYTGGFGDMNDEFWFGLANLHKMTASGQYELRVDLRDNGMSAYAQYDKFTIAEPRSRYKIYLGRYIGTAGDSMTYHHGRPFSTYDNDNDIAVTNCALSYKGAFWYKNCHRVNLMGKYGDNSHSKGINWFHWKGHEHSIQFVEMKIRPVNFRNVESRRKRS from the exons ATGAGTACTAAAAGCATTCTAGGCTGCCTCTTCCTGACTCTCCTTTTCAGCCTCTGCCAATCTGGGCTGGTGAGAAAAATACTTAGGCATAAACGGGCAACTCTGACAGCCACGGGAGGAGACAACATAACCCTCCCCAGTGCTGACCAGCCAGTGGTCTTCAACCATGTCTACAACATCAACGTCCCTGCTAGCTCCTTGTGCTCAGTGGACCTGGATGCGCCAGGAAGTACCAGCCTTGAGCCCCAGGACGCAGTTCCACCATCAGGCCTCCACACCACCGAACATACCATGGATGGGCAGAACCAGATTGTCTTCACCCACCGCATTAACATTCCTCAGCAGGCGTGTGCATGCACCGAAGGGTTCCCAGATTTGAAGGACCTCCTGAGCAGGTTGGAGATTCTGGAGGGAGAGCTGTCCACGCTGAGAGATCAGTGCACTACTGGAGACTCTGGCTTCTGCAGCGCTCAGCCAGTcacag GTGAAGTGGGGACCAAGCCTTACTGCAATGGCCGTGGCAACTACAGTGCTGACACCTGTGGCTGTATTTGCAAGCCTGGCTGGAAGGGACCCAACTGCACTGAGTCTGAATGCCCCAATGACTGCCAGGACCAAGGTCGATGCATAGACGGGAAATGCATCTGCTTCGAGGGCTTTGGCGGGAACGACTGTTTGCTTGAGGTTTGCAAAGTGGACTGTGGTGAGAACGGACAATGCATTGGCGGGGTCTGCATTTGTGCCGAGGGTTTCATTGGAGAGGACTGTTCTCAGACGGACTGCCTGAACAACTGCCAAGGCCGTGGAAAGTGTGTagatgaggagtgtgtgtgtgaagagccCTGGACGGGTTCTGACTGCTCGGAACTCATCTGCCCCAACGACTGCTATGACCGTGGACACTGTGTCAATGGAACCTGCTACTGCGAAGAAGGTTTCACCGGGGAGGACTGTGGGGAGACAACCTGCCCCAGCGACTGCATGAGTCATGGTTTCTGTGTGAACGGCCAGTGTGTCTGCAGCGCTGGCTACACCGGAGAGGACTGCTCCAAGCTCACCTGCCCCAGTGATTGCAACGATAGAGGTACCTGCTTCAATGGCATGTGTATCTGCGATGCTGGCTACCAAGGAGAAGACTGTAGCCAGCTGGCTTGCCTCAACAACTGCCATAACAGGGGGCAGTGTGTCAATGGGCAGTGCCATTGCGACGTAGGCTACCAGGGAGAGGACTGCTCTGAGCTCTCCTGCCCCAATAACTGCCTCAACAGGGGCCGCTGTGTCAACGGACAGTGTGTATGCGATGAAGGCTTTGGTGGAGAGGACTGCAGTATTAAGACCTGCCCCTCGGACTGCTACGGCCGTGGAGACTGTGTGGACGGCCAATGTGTCTGCTATGCTGGCTTCACTGGTGAGGACTGCAGCGAGCTGAGCTGCCCCAACAACTGCCTGAACCGCGGACGCTGCGTTGACGGGCAGTGTGTCTGTGATGAGGGCCTCACAGGGGAAGACTGCAGTGAGAAGCGCTGTCCCAATGACTGCCTGGGCCAGGGATACTGTGTGGATGGAAAATGTGTCTGCCAGGACAGCTATGCGGGTGACGACTGCTCTGGACTCACCTGCCCTGATAACTGCAACAACAGGGGACTCTGTGTTAATGGGAAATGCATTTGTGAGGAGGGATACGTGGGAGACAACTGCGGAGAGCTGAGCTGCCTCAACAACTGCCAGGACAAAGGCCGCTGTGTGAATGGACAATGTCTCTGTGAAGAGGGATACATTGGAGAAGACTGCTCAGAAG TTTCCCCTCCAAAGGGCCTGACCGTAACAGAGGTCACCACTGAGACAGTGGACCTGACCTGGAATAATGAGATGCTGGTGACAGAGTATCTGATCACTTACGTGCCAAATGGTCCTGGGGGTCTGTATCAGGAGTTCACAGTGGGCGGAGACAAGACTGCTGCCACTGTCAGCGAGCTGGAGCCTGGCATCGAGTACCTGATCAACGTCTATGCCATCCTCAGCAACAAAAAGAGCATCCCAATCAGCGCCAGGGTGGCCACAT ATCTGCCAGAACCAGAAGGCTTGAAGTTTAAATCGGTGAGGGAGACCTCAGTAGAGGTGCTGTGGGATCAGCTGGACATTCCTTTTGATGCCTGGGAGCTCTACATCCGCAACACG AAAGAGGAGAGTGGGAAAACCCTTACCACCCTTCCATCCTCCCAGACCTTGTATGAGCAGACGGGGCTAGGTCCTGGTCAGGAGTACGAGGTTTCAGTGGGCGTCATCAAGAACAATACCAGGGGACCTCAGTCTACTAAAATCATCACTACCA GGATTGATGGGCCCAGGCAGGTAGAGATGCGTGACGTAACAGACAGCTCAGGCTTGGTCACCTGGTTCCATCCCGTGGCTCAGGTGGATGGTGTCACCGTGTCCTATggccccagctccaaccccacaAAGAGGACCAGCGTGGACCTGTCCACCTCAGACAAACAGTACAGCATTGACAGCCTCAGCCCAGACACTGAGTACCAGGTGTCCCTGGTCTCCAGGAGGGGAAACAGCACCAGCGATCCAGTCACTGAGATATTCACCACAG ACCTGGACTCTCCTAAGGACCTGCAGCCACTGGGCCAGTCAGACAACAGCGTCACACTGGAGTGGAAAAACAGCCGGGCAGACGTTGACAGCTACCGGGTGAAGTACAGCCCTATCTCTGGGGGTTCCCATGGCGAAGAGGTGTTCCCCCGTGGGCCAGGAGGCAACACTCAGGCAACTATCACTG GATTGAAGCCGGGTACAGAGTACGGAATTGGTGTGACCGCCATGAAGAACGAGAGGGAGAGCCTGCCTGCCACCACAAATGCAGCAACCA ACCTTGATGGGCCCAAGGACTTGGAAGTGAGCGAGTCCACAGAGACCAGCATGACGCTGGTGTGGAAGAGACCCCGAGCCAAGATCCCAGTCTACAGGCTGGTGTACATCTCCAAGGATGGccggagggaggaggtggaggtcccTGGAACAGCCACCTCCTACAACCTAAACAACCTGACCCCCGGCATGATGTACACCATCACCCTGGTTGCTGAGAGGGGCTTAAAGAAGAGCACACCTGCCACCCTGTCCGCATCTACAG GCCTGGGTGCTCCAAGAGGCATCCGCTTCTCTGAAGTGACTGAGTCCTCGGCCATAGTACACTGGATCATGCCTCGTGCCAGAGTGGATAACTACCGCATCATCTATGTGCCTCTCCAAGGAG GCAGCCCAATGACAGTGCTAGCAGATGGGACTGAGACCCAGGCCATGTTGCCTAACATGTTGCCAGGAGTGACCTATCAGGTCACCATCTTTGCTGGGAAGGGCCTGGAGGAGAGTGACCCGGGGACAGAGAACATCACCACAG CTCTGGACAGGCCTCAAGCTCTTTCTGCTGTCAACGTCACTGACACGACCGCCCTGCTGCTATGGCAACCAGCTCAGGCCACTGTCGATGGCTACGTCATCACCTACAGCGCAGATtcag TGTCCCCAGTGATGGAGCACGTTTCTGGGAACACGGTGGAGTTTGAGATGGGCTCCCTGGTCCCTGCCACACACTACACAGTAGGGGTGTACGCCATGAGGGAGGCACAGAAGAGTGGCACCATCACCACTGAATTCACAACGG ATGTGGATTCTCCTCGTGACCTGGCGGCCACTAATGTCCAGACAGACGGTGCCACTCTCACCTGGAAGCCTCCGCGTGCCGCCATCACCGGATACATCCTCACCTTCACCTCACCCGACGGCACAGTCCGG gAAGTTGTCCTGAGCCCTACAGCCACATCGTACAGCATGAGTGAGCTGAGTGGCTCTTCAGAGTACAGTGTCAGGCTACAGGCCATCGCTGGAGCCCAGCGGAGCCGCCACGTCACCAATGTCTTCACCACCA ttggagGATTATACAGATACCCTAAGGACTGCTCGCAGGCTCTGCTGAATGGAGACACGATCTCTGGCACCTACAACATCTACCTGGGCGGGGACGAGAGCCAGCCCATCCAGGTCTACTGTGACATGACCACGGACggaggaggatggatg GTGTTCCTGAGGCGCCAGAATGGAAATCTAGAGTTCTTCAGGAACTGGAAGAATTACACAGGTGGCTTTGGGGACATGAATGATGAATTCTGGTTTG GTCTGGCCAACCTCCACAAGATGACGGCATCAGGCCAGTACGAGCTGCGTGTGGACCTGAGGGACAACGGGATGTCGGCCTACGCTCAGTATGACAAGTTCACCATCGCAGAGCCACGTAGCCGCTACAAGATATACTTAGGAAGATATATCGGCACAGCAG GTGACTCTATGACCTATCACCATGGTCGGCCCTTCTCCACGTACGACAATGACAACGACATTGCAGTAACCAACTGTGCACTGTCCTATAAGGGTGCCTTCTGGTACAAGAACTGCCATCGTGTCAACCTCATGGGAAAATATGGTGACAATAGTCACAGCAAG GGTATCAACTGGTTCCATTGGAAGGGACACGAGCATTCAATCCAGTTCGTCGAGATGAAGATTAGACCCGTCAACTTCCGAAACGTTGAAAGCCGACGGAAAAGATCATAG